A genomic stretch from Nocardia wallacei includes:
- the casA gene encoding type I-E CRISPR-associated protein Cse1/CasA, translating into MTPPTSPPRPSSTKVSATDSPVGERQPFNLLDEPWIVVLGRDGREHVVSILGLFERATEFTAVGGEVPTQGFAVTRLLLAFAHRALQGPVDSDQWQELWEQPVLPIEVFAEYGERLRHRFDLFDPVAPFFQVAGLRTARGEVSGLEKIVADVPNGEPLFTTRSRRSLQRISAGEAARWLVHTHAFDPSGIKSGAVGDTTVKAGKGYPIGPGWSGQIGGVLPLGADLRETLLLNLIAFEEQRFARLGGAGDVPVWEREDQDGPVWSERPPAGTVELYTWQTRRIRLVGDRSGVTGVVLANGDRIQPQNRHSLDPHTAWRYSEPQSKKAKTVVYMPVTHAAERSVWRGLNALLPSAAGRQTANGAPQRYLAPGVLGWIGELCASEVLPGSYRPAIGVVGVEYGAQNATYAEIVEDALPVSVMLLREDDPAAGQVAVNAVTDADKAASAVWRLAENIARAAGAEPKAGAGDRAQEQVYAALDAPYRRWLAALVPDSDLIVARTEWQHTVRRSVAAIARDLVTAAPPAAWTGREVDGRTMTVAAAQAGFMASVRAALPLAHNTSRTTDSEATKGVVA; encoded by the coding sequence ATGACACCACCCACGTCACCACCTCGCCCATCCAGCACCAAAGTATCGGCGACAGACTCACCGGTCGGCGAGCGGCAGCCGTTCAATTTGCTGGACGAGCCGTGGATCGTCGTGCTCGGCCGCGACGGCCGTGAACACGTGGTGTCGATTCTCGGATTGTTCGAGCGCGCAACGGAATTCACTGCGGTCGGGGGCGAGGTGCCGACGCAGGGTTTCGCCGTCACACGGTTGCTGCTGGCGTTCGCACATCGCGCGCTTCAGGGCCCGGTCGACAGTGATCAGTGGCAGGAGTTGTGGGAGCAGCCGGTTTTGCCGATCGAGGTGTTCGCCGAGTATGGCGAGCGGCTACGGCACCGGTTCGACCTGTTCGATCCGGTGGCGCCGTTCTTCCAGGTTGCCGGTCTGCGGACGGCGCGGGGAGAGGTGTCGGGGTTGGAGAAGATCGTGGCGGATGTGCCGAACGGGGAGCCGTTGTTCACGACCCGGTCGCGGCGCAGCCTGCAGCGGATCTCGGCGGGCGAGGCGGCGCGCTGGCTGGTCCACACCCACGCGTTCGATCCGTCGGGGATCAAGTCCGGTGCGGTGGGAGATACGACGGTGAAGGCGGGGAAGGGGTATCCGATCGGGCCGGGCTGGTCCGGGCAGATCGGGGGCGTGCTGCCCCTCGGCGCGGATCTGCGGGAGACGTTGTTGCTGAACCTGATCGCGTTCGAGGAGCAGCGGTTCGCGCGGCTGGGCGGGGCCGGGGATGTGCCGGTGTGGGAGCGTGAGGATCAGGACGGGCCGGTGTGGTCGGAGCGGCCACCGGCGGGCACGGTGGAGCTGTATACGTGGCAGACGCGGCGGATCCGGTTGGTCGGGGACCGGTCGGGGGTGACGGGGGTGGTGCTGGCCAACGGTGACCGGATCCAGCCGCAGAACCGGCACAGCCTGGACCCGCACACCGCGTGGCGGTATTCCGAGCCACAGAGCAAGAAAGCGAAGACGGTCGTGTACATGCCGGTCACGCATGCTGCGGAGCGGTCGGTGTGGCGTGGCCTCAACGCGTTGCTGCCCTCGGCCGCGGGCCGCCAGACGGCGAACGGTGCGCCGCAGCGGTATCTGGCGCCGGGGGTGCTGGGGTGGATCGGTGAGTTGTGCGCCTCGGAGGTGCTGCCCGGTTCCTATCGGCCTGCGATCGGAGTGGTCGGTGTCGAATATGGTGCGCAGAACGCGACCTATGCCGAGATCGTGGAGGACGCCCTGCCGGTGTCGGTGATGCTGTTGCGCGAGGACGACCCAGCGGCCGGGCAGGTCGCCGTCAACGCTGTCACCGACGCCGACAAGGCCGCGAGCGCGGTGTGGCGGCTGGCGGAGAACATCGCCCGTGCCGCGGGCGCGGAGCCGAAGGCCGGCGCGGGCGATCGGGCGCAGGAGCAGGTGTATGCGGCGCTCGATGCACCGTATCGGCGCTGGCTCGCGGCATTGGTGCCTGACAGCGATCTGATTGTCGCGCGTACCGAGTGGCAGCACACCGTCCGCCGCAGCGTGGCGGCGATCGCCCGCGATCTGGTGACCGCCGCGCCACCGGCCGCGTGGACCGGCCGTGAGGTCGACGGCCGCACCATGACCGTCGCCGCCGCCCAGGCAGGATTCATGGCCAGCGTGCGTGCGGCATTGCCTTTGGCGCACAACACATCCCGCACGACTGACTCCGAGGCAACCAAGGGAGTAGTGGCATGA
- the cas6e gene encoding type I-E CRISPR-associated protein Cas6/Cse3/CasE, with protein sequence MFLTRMALNPRRRGARPLLSSPQAMHAAVMSGFADPGPTDHGRVLWRLDTYSTHRVLLYTASPGKPDYTHLVEQAGWPTTHTWDTRNYDTLLDTLTPGQRWQFRLTANPVHSVRLRDWPDTKPVGHVTADQQQHWLLARAARAGFTILPHSSAPGEYQLTLAERRTHRFRRGENQVTVATATYEGILQVTDPDLLRHTLTHGLGRAKSYGCGLLTLAPPRPAHQP encoded by the coding sequence GTGTTCCTCACCAGAATGGCGCTCAACCCCCGCCGCCGCGGCGCCCGCCCCCTGCTGTCCTCCCCGCAAGCCATGCACGCCGCGGTCATGAGCGGATTCGCCGACCCCGGACCCACCGACCACGGGCGCGTGCTGTGGCGGCTGGACACCTACTCGACGCACCGCGTCCTGCTCTACACCGCCAGCCCCGGCAAACCCGACTACACCCACCTCGTCGAACAAGCCGGCTGGCCCACCACCCACACCTGGGACACCCGCAACTACGACACCCTCCTCGACACCCTCACCCCGGGTCAACGCTGGCAGTTCCGGCTCACCGCCAACCCCGTACACTCCGTGCGCTTGCGCGACTGGCCAGACACCAAACCCGTCGGCCACGTCACCGCCGACCAGCAGCAGCACTGGCTCCTCGCCCGCGCCGCCCGCGCGGGATTCACCATCCTCCCGCACTCCAGCGCCCCCGGCGAATACCAGCTCACCCTGGCCGAACGCCGCACCCACCGCTTCCGCCGCGGCGAGAACCAGGTCACCGTCGCCACCGCCACCTACGAAGGCATCCTCCAGGTCACCGACCCGGACCTGTTGCGCCACACCCTCACCCACGGCCTCGGACGCGCGAAATCCTACGGTTGCGGACTGCTCACCCTCGCCCCGCCCCGGCCCGCGCACCAGCCATGA
- a CDS encoding nucleoside hydrolase, giving the protein MYRVWMDCDSGFDDVVALMVLARAPGVELVGISTVVGNTHIDNTTANTLAAVEFCGLDTPVYRGAAKPLAQEPQTIERILGAGAMGTLGRRFPAARGTEADTDAVAAMAATLRAAQPGSVTILATGPLTNIAVVLLLRPELAAAIDSVVMMGGSATSGNHTAAAEFNAYADPEALDGLLRSGVAVRMFGLNLTRQILLTPDHEQQLRALGTDRAAVVADHVGFYLRMIDSTAPQPMALHDPSAAAYLRWPELYDLQPARVDVELSRSIGRGATFCEFRVPRKAQPNALVATSVQGHEVMARVMSELQTLLT; this is encoded by the coding sequence ATGTATCGGGTGTGGATGGATTGCGACAGCGGATTCGATGATGTCGTGGCGTTGATGGTGCTCGCGCGGGCGCCGGGCGTCGAGCTGGTGGGGATCTCGACGGTTGTGGGCAACACCCATATCGACAACACCACCGCGAACACCCTCGCCGCGGTCGAGTTCTGCGGGCTGGATACTCCGGTGTATCGCGGGGCGGCCAAACCGCTTGCGCAGGAACCACAGACGATCGAGCGGATCCTCGGCGCAGGCGCGATGGGCACCCTCGGCCGCCGATTCCCGGCCGCCCGCGGCACCGAGGCCGATACGGACGCGGTCGCGGCCATGGCCGCGACACTACGGGCGGCGCAGCCCGGGTCGGTCACCATCTTAGCCACCGGCCCATTGACGAATATCGCTGTCGTGCTGCTGTTGCGGCCGGAGCTGGCCGCAGCGATCGACTCGGTGGTGATGATGGGAGGGTCGGCGACCAGTGGTAACCACACTGCCGCCGCAGAGTTCAACGCCTACGCCGATCCCGAAGCGCTCGACGGGCTGCTACGGTCCGGTGTCGCGGTGCGCATGTTCGGCCTCAACCTCACCCGCCAGATCCTGCTCACTCCCGACCATGAGCAGCAGCTGCGGGCACTCGGCACCGACCGCGCTGCCGTGGTCGCCGACCACGTCGGGTTCTACCTGCGCATGATCGACTCGACCGCACCCCAGCCCATGGCATTACACGACCCCTCAGCTGCGGCGTACCTGCGCTGGCCGGAGCTGTACGACCTGCAGCCCGCACGCGTCGACGTTGAGCTGAGCCGCTCGATCGGTCGAGGAGCCACGTTTTGCGAGTTCCGGGTGCCCCGCAAAGCTCAACCGAACGCCC
- the cas7e gene encoding type I-E CRISPR-associated protein Cas7/Cse4/CasC, producing MGRTIFDIHILHTVPPSNLNRDDTGSPKTAVYGGVRRARVSSQAWKRATRVAFDDRLDRTELGVRTRRVVELIACEITSRAPELTERATELASETIKAVGITVKPPKKDATAEAGYLVFLSRRQVEALAQAAIDAAGAEDTAQALKHAKVKDLADQAHSVDVALFGRMVADQADLNVDAAVQVAHAISVHPAETEFDYFTAVDDFLDDHEKGAGMIGTVEFNSATLYRYATVDADRLADNLGDPVAARRAVEAFVDCFVRSMPTGKQNTFANRTLPEAVVVLARDSQPINLVGAFEHPVRESDHTGRVKRAADALRDEAREVERAYTETPVAAWVTRLGTDTASLDDLGRNVPFAELVAGVGELAAQRLADPS from the coding sequence ATGGGCCGCACCATTTTCGACATTCACATCCTGCACACCGTGCCGCCGAGCAATCTCAACCGCGACGACACCGGCAGCCCGAAGACCGCGGTCTACGGCGGGGTCCGCCGTGCCCGGGTGTCGAGCCAAGCCTGGAAACGCGCCACCCGCGTTGCGTTCGACGACCGCCTCGACCGCACCGAACTCGGCGTGCGGACCCGACGCGTCGTCGAACTTATCGCATGCGAAATCACCAGCCGGGCACCAGAACTGACGGAACGAGCTACCGAGCTGGCGAGCGAGACGATCAAAGCCGTCGGGATCACGGTGAAGCCGCCGAAGAAGGACGCCACCGCGGAAGCGGGCTATCTGGTATTCCTGTCGCGGCGCCAGGTGGAGGCCCTCGCGCAGGCCGCGATCGACGCCGCCGGAGCCGAAGACACCGCGCAGGCGTTGAAACACGCGAAGGTGAAAGACCTTGCCGATCAAGCGCATTCGGTGGATGTCGCGCTGTTCGGGCGGATGGTCGCCGATCAGGCCGACCTGAACGTCGACGCCGCGGTCCAGGTGGCGCACGCGATCAGCGTGCACCCGGCCGAGACCGAGTTCGACTACTTCACCGCGGTCGACGATTTCCTCGATGACCACGAGAAGGGGGCGGGCATGATCGGGACGGTCGAGTTCAACTCCGCCACCCTGTACCGGTACGCGACCGTCGATGCCGACCGGCTCGCCGACAACCTCGGCGACCCGGTCGCCGCGCGGCGTGCGGTCGAGGCGTTCGTCGACTGCTTCGTGCGGTCGATGCCCACCGGTAAACAGAACACCTTCGCCAACCGCACCCTGCCCGAAGCCGTCGTCGTGCTGGCCCGTGACTCCCAGCCGATCAATCTCGTCGGCGCGTTCGAGCACCCGGTCCGGGAATCCGACCACACCGGCCGGGTCAAACGTGCCGCCGACGCCTTGCGCGACGAGGCCCGCGAAGTCGAACGCGCCTACACCGAAACCCCCGTCGCGGCGTGGGTGACCCGCCTCGGCACCGACACCGCCAGCCTCGACGACCTGGGCCGCAACGTCCCCTTCGCCGAGCTGGTCGCCGGGGTCGGTGAACTGGCCGCCCAGCGGCTGGCAGACCCGTCGTGA
- the cas2e gene encoding type I-E CRISPR-associated endoribonuclease Cas2e encodes MTVIVLTAVPPGLRGHLTRWLLEISPGVFIGHISTRIRHLTWDRIIEYVADGRAIMVYTAHNEQRLEFKVHGHDWTPIDYDGLTLMQRQTVPDYTPARRTRTTQDTRNSGAPQLSDETVWRRRATRRKFKPKQTE; translated from the coding sequence TTGACAGTCATCGTCCTCACCGCAGTCCCACCGGGACTGCGCGGCCACCTCACCCGATGGCTCCTGGAAATCAGCCCCGGCGTATTCATCGGTCACATATCCACCAGAATCCGGCACCTCACCTGGGACCGCATCATCGAATACGTCGCCGACGGCCGCGCCATCATGGTCTACACCGCACACAACGAACAACGACTTGAATTCAAAGTCCACGGCCACGACTGGACCCCCATCGACTACGACGGCCTCACCCTCATGCAACGACAAACCGTCCCCGACTACACACCCGCACGAAGGACTCGGACCACACAAGACACACGCAACAGCGGCGCACCACAACTGTCCGACGAAACAGTGTGGCGCAGACGCGCAACACGACGGAAATTCAAACCAAAACAAACCGAATGA
- the cas5e gene encoding type I-E CRISPR-associated protein Cas5/CasD yields MSVLALRLAGPLQSWGSRSRFVRRDTEDAPTKSGVLGLIAAAQGRRRSDPLEDLLDLRFGVRIDQPGRLVRDFQTAQRPRTERDGSTRWQSLPLSYRYYLADAVYLAAVEGERALLDGIDHALRHPHFPLYLGRRACPPAGPVACGVFDDTLDTRLATHPWLVSERTQKRTRATQVELATVRDARPGDTGTEMLRDNPVSYDPDRREYAWRQVVRATVRIDNPHGTTEPVDEHDPMTILEA; encoded by the coding sequence GTGAGCGTCCTCGCACTGCGGCTGGCCGGGCCCCTGCAATCGTGGGGCTCACGCAGCCGCTTCGTCCGCCGCGACACCGAAGACGCCCCCACCAAAAGCGGTGTCCTCGGACTGATCGCCGCCGCCCAGGGCCGCCGTCGCAGCGACCCGCTCGAGGACCTGCTCGACCTGAGGTTCGGGGTGCGGATCGACCAGCCCGGCCGCCTGGTACGCGACTTCCAGACCGCGCAACGCCCCCGCACCGAACGCGACGGCAGCACCCGCTGGCAGTCGCTGCCACTGTCCTACCGCTACTACCTCGCCGACGCCGTCTACCTCGCCGCCGTCGAAGGCGAGCGCGCCCTGCTCGACGGCATCGACCACGCCCTGCGCCACCCCCACTTCCCCCTCTATCTCGGGCGGCGCGCCTGCCCGCCCGCCGGGCCGGTCGCCTGCGGCGTCTTCGACGACACCCTCGACACCCGACTCGCCACCCACCCCTGGCTGGTCAGCGAACGCACCCAGAAACGCACCCGCGCCACCCAGGTGGAGCTGGCGACCGTCCGCGACGCCCGGCCCGGCGACACCGGCACGGAGATGCTGCGCGACAACCCGGTCAGCTACGACCCGGACCGGCGCGAGTACGCCTGGCGCCAAGTCGTACGCGCGACCGTGCGCATCGACAACCCGCACGGCACCACCGAACCGGTCGACGAGCACGACCCGATGACCATCCTGGAGGCATGA
- a CDS encoding NACHT domain-containing protein, whose amino-acid sequence MSNENRTGPAFPWAALGWAAAAVGLPVAVAAAAKEFAVEHPPVALLLLAAYWFVLAAARFTGGVASDVADRWRPRLVERVDGVLIARLSRYGHGYRRWLLNHLRKIDLQGLVTTPNSVPAFDQIYIDVSLVNRPRHQVSTDPLSDRVPAANAERLSISTLLKSPDARVLAVLGAPGSGKTTLLRQAARQACRRRFGRRRVPILLSLREHATAIAEDPALRLPARAVPTGLDRPPPAGWFESRLRRGRCVVLLDGLDEVGQPALRETLVKWVDEQIGAYPKNHYVLTSRRHGYPAAAINSADVLQVRQLSAEQIAQFIDNWYATVEPDRAHATQQARHLREQIKTHTTLDAMSVNPLLLTMIVNVHRERGVLPRNRVELYREICEVLLWRRRAVKGLTSAVQGTDKLAVLQILALTMMAERVRDVSTSRAVAIIRPAVQRLDGVIDPLAMLTELRNDGILVEPETGAIGFCHKTFQEYLASVEIQARNQVDLLVANIDDDWWRETTILYTAQYDADIIIHACLASQTPAALELAFDCTEQGTRMAPSLRAQMSDLLGEVGNACTTPVRRHLLTRVVLRRFLRHTVEVGTEHRGTHPVPAGLYRLFMADEADQGRDRTPDTPLPPLDTAPVTGVRYDDATAFVAWVNHYEPAASYRLPHVSEAADLAAHGSLADSPPPMWLSPTHPPAGGPGRPPHIRWTPTGTDHPYRISADIVGHYLSRDIYLATALILDPYDPSAEPLRGRRAAASLYTATYYQDLHTDQGRLHNAMFVGPLDPALARALVLAYAHDLGRALARLHDSLGRRRPTRLTDALHDLTDHMGIRIEPDLTADTLDLTSAAEIGDWFADFHPHPGHHLRDLLILAGQRDKPLTHATTSLRRLAGQPNPPLHQRTVTALTQTPGDMTRDLTFTHAPLPWIRDLGDQLAAFVTAALERRTDMPPAVATLFRLTALSLALESDHHHGPRHIRTACQTIVNATTILERRLHGPIPPNEIIVLTRE is encoded by the coding sequence ATGAGTAACGAAAACCGTACCGGCCCAGCGTTTCCCTGGGCGGCCCTCGGCTGGGCTGCTGCCGCGGTCGGGCTACCTGTGGCCGTCGCGGCGGCGGCGAAAGAGTTCGCCGTCGAGCATCCGCCGGTGGCGTTGCTGCTGCTGGCGGCGTATTGGTTCGTGCTGGCCGCGGCGCGTTTCACCGGAGGTGTGGCCTCCGATGTCGCCGATCGGTGGCGGCCGCGGCTGGTCGAGCGGGTCGACGGGGTCCTCATCGCGCGGCTGTCGCGCTACGGCCACGGCTACCGGCGGTGGCTGCTGAACCACCTGCGCAAGATCGACCTGCAGGGCCTGGTCACCACTCCCAACTCGGTGCCGGCGTTCGACCAGATCTACATCGACGTCAGCCTCGTCAACCGCCCCCGCCACCAGGTGAGCACCGACCCGCTGTCGGACCGGGTACCGGCGGCGAACGCAGAACGGCTCTCGATCTCCACGCTGCTCAAGTCGCCGGACGCGCGGGTACTCGCGGTGCTGGGCGCGCCGGGCAGCGGCAAGACCACGCTGCTGCGTCAAGCCGCGCGGCAGGCGTGCCGGCGCCGGTTCGGCCGCCGCCGGGTACCGATCCTGCTGTCGCTGCGCGAGCACGCCACCGCCATCGCCGAGGACCCGGCGTTGCGGCTGCCCGCCCGCGCGGTCCCGACCGGGCTGGATCGGCCACCCCCGGCGGGCTGGTTCGAGTCCCGGCTGCGCCGCGGCCGGTGCGTGGTGCTGCTCGACGGACTCGACGAGGTGGGCCAGCCCGCCCTGCGGGAGACGCTGGTGAAGTGGGTCGACGAGCAGATCGGCGCCTACCCGAAAAACCACTACGTGCTCACCTCCCGGCGCCACGGCTACCCCGCCGCCGCGATCAACAGCGCCGACGTGCTGCAGGTCCGCCAGCTCAGCGCCGAACAGATCGCCCAGTTCATCGACAACTGGTACGCCACCGTCGAACCCGACCGCGCCCACGCCACCCAGCAAGCCCGCCACCTGCGCGAGCAGATCAAAACCCATACCACGCTCGATGCCATGTCGGTCAACCCGCTGCTGCTGACCATGATCGTCAACGTCCACCGCGAACGCGGCGTGCTGCCCCGCAACCGCGTCGAGCTGTATCGCGAGATCTGCGAGGTCCTGCTGTGGCGTCGCCGCGCGGTCAAAGGCCTCACCTCGGCCGTCCAGGGCACCGACAAACTCGCCGTCCTGCAGATCCTGGCGCTGACGATGATGGCCGAACGCGTCCGCGACGTCTCCACCTCCCGCGCCGTCGCGATCATCCGGCCCGCCGTGCAGCGACTCGACGGCGTCATCGACCCCCTGGCCATGCTCACCGAACTCCGCAACGACGGCATCCTCGTCGAACCCGAAACCGGCGCGATCGGGTTCTGCCACAAAACCTTCCAGGAATACCTCGCCTCGGTCGAGATTCAGGCCCGCAACCAGGTCGACCTGCTCGTCGCCAACATCGACGACGACTGGTGGCGCGAAACCACCATCCTCTACACCGCCCAATACGACGCCGACATCATCATCCACGCCTGCCTGGCCTCCCAGACCCCCGCCGCCCTCGAGCTGGCCTTCGACTGCACCGAACAGGGCACCCGCATGGCACCGTCACTGCGCGCGCAGATGAGCGATCTGCTCGGTGAGGTCGGCAACGCCTGCACTACCCCCGTGCGGCGGCACCTGCTCACCCGCGTCGTCCTGCGGCGATTCCTGCGCCACACCGTCGAGGTCGGCACCGAACACCGCGGCACCCACCCCGTCCCCGCCGGCCTCTACCGGCTGTTCATGGCCGACGAAGCCGACCAAGGCCGCGACCGCACTCCCGACACCCCACTCCCCCCGCTCGACACCGCACCGGTCACCGGCGTGCGCTACGACGACGCCACCGCCTTCGTCGCCTGGGTCAACCACTACGAACCCGCCGCCAGCTACCGCCTCCCCCACGTCAGCGAAGCCGCCGACCTCGCCGCCCACGGCTCTCTCGCCGACTCCCCACCACCGATGTGGCTTTCCCCCACCCACCCACCGGCCGGTGGACCCGGCCGCCCGCCGCACATCCGCTGGACCCCCACCGGCACCGACCACCCCTATCGCATCAGCGCCGACATCGTCGGCCACTACCTCAGCCGCGACATCTACCTAGCCACGGCCTTGATCCTCGACCCCTACGACCCCTCGGCCGAACCCCTGCGCGGGCGCCGCGCCGCCGCCAGCCTCTACACCGCGACCTACTACCAAGACCTGCACACCGACCAAGGCCGCCTGCACAACGCGATGTTCGTCGGCCCTCTCGACCCCGCCCTCGCCCGAGCCCTCGTACTCGCCTACGCCCACGACCTCGGCCGCGCACTCGCACGCCTGCACGACTCCCTCGGCCGCCGCAGACCCACCCGCCTCACCGACGCCCTGCACGACCTCACCGACCACATGGGCATCCGGATCGAACCGGACCTCACCGCCGACACCCTCGACCTCACCAGCGCCGCCGAGATCGGTGACTGGTTCGCCGACTTCCACCCCCACCCCGGCCACCACCTCCGCGACCTGCTCATCCTCGCCGGCCAACGCGACAAACCCCTCACCCACGCCACCACCTCACTGCGGCGACTCGCCGGACAGCCCAACCCACCCCTCCACCAACGCACCGTCACCGCCCTTACCCAAACCCCCGGCGACATGACACGCGACCTCACCTTCACCCATGCACCCCTGCCCTGGATACGCGACCTCGGCGACCAACTCGCCGCCTTCGTCACCGCCGCCCTCGAACGCAGAACCGACATGCCACCCGCCGTCGCGACCCTGTTCCGGCTCACCGCCCTGAGCCTGGCCCTCGAATCCGACCACCACCACGGCCCCCGCCACATCCGCACCGCCTGCCAGACCATCGTCAACGCCACCACCATCCTCGAACGCCGACTCCACGGCCCCATACCACCCAACGAAATCATCGTCCTCACACGCGAATAA
- the casB gene encoding type I-E CRISPR-associated protein Cse2/CasB has protein sequence MTTSTRETTTVERKYRLGDLGRFLDPRLTQLQDNLLRGVPAARADLARLRRGVGKPVGDVPEIWNLTVGDMPDHVRWSRGESYPAVWDDATRTEQAAHAAMTLFAVHQQSMTVRAHKPGTTFGTAVAQLKIRKTANTEAVTRRFTALATAETVEEFLTHARGLITQLRGEGLGFDYARFADDVVALLTPGRQVTVRLAWGRDFHRTTTESTPKTTTKD, from the coding sequence ATGACGACATCCACCCGCGAGACCACCACGGTCGAGCGCAAGTATCGCCTCGGCGATCTGGGCCGGTTCCTCGACCCTCGCCTGACGCAGCTACAGGACAACCTGCTCCGGGGTGTGCCGGCGGCGCGGGCGGATCTGGCGCGGTTGCGCCGCGGTGTCGGTAAGCCGGTCGGTGACGTTCCCGAGATCTGGAACCTCACCGTCGGAGACATGCCAGACCACGTCCGCTGGAGTCGCGGCGAGTCCTACCCGGCCGTGTGGGACGACGCGACCCGCACCGAGCAGGCCGCTCATGCCGCGATGACGTTGTTTGCGGTGCACCAGCAGTCGATGACGGTTCGCGCGCACAAGCCGGGCACCACGTTCGGCACGGCTGTCGCCCAGCTGAAAATCCGCAAAACCGCCAACACCGAGGCGGTCACGCGGCGGTTCACCGCCCTGGCTACCGCCGAGACGGTCGAGGAATTCCTCACCCACGCCCGCGGCCTGATCACCCAGCTCCGCGGTGAAGGGCTGGGGTTCGACTACGCCCGTTTCGCCGACGATGTGGTCGCACTGCTGACGCCTGGCAGGCAGGTCACTGTCCGGCTGGCATGGGGCCGCGACTTCCACCGCACCACCACCGAATCCACCCCGAAAACCACCACTAAGGACTGA
- the cas1e gene encoding type I-E CRISPR-associated endonuclease Cas1e encodes MSTIGRRPTRAQELVRISDRVSFLYLDRCVVNRDFNAITATDERGTVHIPAASVGVLLLGPGTTITHQAIALISDSGSTVVWVGERGVRYYAHGTTTARSARLLERQAHCITNTRVRLSVARAMYAMRFPDDDVSELTMQQLRGREGARVRHVYRHHSARTGVEWKHRRYDLDDWDSGDPINQALSAANSALYGVVHSVIVALGCSPALGFVHTGHHRSFVYDIADLYKADITIPLAFDIAADEPDDIAATTRRRLRDTIYNGKLLTRCAADIQHLLRAGDDDDPEIDSLEFDVITLWDEHNNTVPGGAGYGDEF; translated from the coding sequence ATGAGCACGATCGGGCGGCGCCCCACCCGCGCGCAAGAACTCGTCCGCATCTCCGACCGCGTCTCGTTCCTCTACCTGGACCGATGCGTGGTCAACCGCGACTTCAACGCCATCACCGCCACCGACGAACGCGGCACCGTCCACATCCCCGCCGCGTCCGTCGGCGTGCTGCTACTGGGCCCTGGCACCACCATCACCCACCAAGCCATCGCGTTGATATCCGACAGCGGCTCCACCGTCGTCTGGGTCGGCGAACGCGGCGTCCGCTACTACGCCCACGGCACCACCACCGCACGCTCCGCGCGGCTGCTCGAACGACAAGCCCACTGCATCACCAACACCCGCGTCCGCCTGAGCGTCGCCCGCGCCATGTACGCCATGCGCTTCCCCGACGACGACGTCTCCGAACTGACCATGCAACAACTACGCGGCCGAGAAGGCGCCCGCGTCCGCCACGTCTACCGACACCACTCCGCCCGCACCGGCGTGGAATGGAAACACCGCCGCTACGACCTCGACGACTGGGACAGCGGCGACCCCATCAACCAAGCCCTCTCCGCCGCCAACTCCGCACTGTACGGAGTCGTCCACTCCGTCATCGTCGCCCTGGGCTGCTCACCCGCGCTCGGATTCGTCCACACCGGCCACCACCGGTCCTTCGTCTACGACATCGCCGACCTCTACAAAGCAGACATCACCATCCCCCTCGCCTTCGACATCGCCGCCGACGAACCAGACGACATCGCCGCCACCACACGCCGCCGACTCCGCGACACCATCTACAACGGCAAACTCCTCACCCGCTGCGCCGCCGATATCCAGCACCTCCTCCGCGCTGGCGACGACGACGACCCGGAAATCGACAGCCTCGAATTCGACGTCATCACACTCTGGGACGAACACAACAACACCGTCCCCGGCGGAGCCGGCTACGGAGACGAATTTTGA